One Bacillota bacterium genomic window, AACTACGATTTGGGAATGTTTAAATCCATTCAATGTGCCGTAACAGAAACTAGTGAGGATTTTTTCTTAATCCCTGGAGATTATCCTTTCGTAAAAAAAAGCACGTATCAAGCACTGTTAAAAGAAAAAGGAGAATTTATTGTACCAAGCTTTAACAATAAGCTTGGACATCCTTTATTAATTTCAAAATTGATGCGTCAAGAAATTTTACAAGAAAATTGTTTATCTAATTTAAAAATAATACGAAATAGACATCAAATAACCTATGTGAATGTTCAAGATGAAGGCATTTTAATCGATATTGATACCGTACAAGATTATGAATTATTTATTCGAAATCGAAAGGACTGAAATAATGA contains:
- a CDS encoding nucleotidyltransferase family protein gives rise to the protein MTQGIILAGGYSSRQHQNKMSLLYQNKELILHVIETMNDFVDKIIVVTGHFHQEIYDLISNTPKVEIIQNFNYDLGMFKSIQCAVTETSEDFFLIPGDYPFVKKSTYQALLKEKGEFIVPSFNNKLGHPLLISKLMRQEILQENCLSNLKIIRNRHQITYVNVQDEGILIDIDTVQDYELFIRNRKD